In Capra hircus breed San Clemente chromosome 26, ASM170441v1, whole genome shotgun sequence, the following are encoded in one genomic region:
- the FUOM gene encoding fucose mutarotase isoform X1 codes for MVVLKGIPALLSPELLFALARMGHGDEIVLADANFPSSSICRGGPEEIRADGLGIPQLLEAVLQLLPLDTYVQSPAVVMEPVPSDRKNGLLAPVWTSYQSVLSRAGYEFSLGMVERFAFYERAKKAFAVVATGETALYGNLILKKGVLAPEDLC; via the exons GTGCTCAAGGGCATCCCCGCGCTCCTGTCCCCGGAGCTGCTCTTCGCCCTGGCGCGGATGGGGCACGGAGATGAGATCG TTCTTGCAGACGCGAACTTCCCCAGCAGCTCCATCTGTAGAGGCGGCCCGGAGGAGATCCGCGCCGACG GCCTGGGCATCCCCCAGCTCCTAGAGGCCGTGCTGCAGCTGCTACCCCTGGACACCTACGTGCAGAGCCCG GCTGTGGTCATGGAGCCGGTGCCCAGCGACAGGAAGAATGGCCTGCTGGCCCCAGTGTGGACGAGCTACCAGTCCGTCCTTTCCAGGGCTGGCTATGAG TTCTCCCTGGGGATGGTGGAGAGGTTTGCGTTTTATGAGCGGGCGAAAAAGGCTTTTGCTGTTGTGGCAACAGG GGAGACAGCCCTCTACGGGAATCTCATCCTCAAGAAGGGGGTGCTGGCTCCTGAAGACCTGTGCTAA
- the FUOM gene encoding fucose mutarotase isoform X2: MVVLKGIPALLSPELLFALARMGHGDEIGLGIPQLLEAVLQLLPLDTYVQSPAVVMEPVPSDRKNGLLAPVWTSYQSVLSRAGYEFSLGMVERFAFYERAKKAFAVVATGETALYGNLILKKGVLAPEDLC; this comes from the exons GTGCTCAAGGGCATCCCCGCGCTCCTGTCCCCGGAGCTGCTCTTCGCCCTGGCGCGGATGGGGCACGGAGATGAGATCG GCCTGGGCATCCCCCAGCTCCTAGAGGCCGTGCTGCAGCTGCTACCCCTGGACACCTACGTGCAGAGCCCG GCTGTGGTCATGGAGCCGGTGCCCAGCGACAGGAAGAATGGCCTGCTGGCCCCAGTGTGGACGAGCTACCAGTCCGTCCTTTCCAGGGCTGGCTATGAG TTCTCCCTGGGGATGGTGGAGAGGTTTGCGTTTTATGAGCGGGCGAAAAAGGCTTTTGCTGTTGTGGCAACAGG GGAGACAGCCCTCTACGGGAATCTCATCCTCAAGAAGGGGGTGCTGGCTCCTGAAGACCTGTGCTAA
- the PRAP1 gene encoding proline-rich acidic protein 1 isoform X3 — MRRLLLLASLMAVLLLEAGSARTLQVHVQTKGKVGAEQDTQEVWDARAVESPKDDQLIWLLMAPKLMAPSEEQKGAKALAETDDALGCVLGPREGPEPDQDSLFHAGPEEALEEVRPWARVLPSLQVLHGPEEDRDHIYHPREP, encoded by the exons ATGAGAAG gctcctgctgctcgCCAGCCTGATGGCTGTGTTGCTGCTGGAGGCAGGCTCAGCCCGGACCCTCCAG GTCCACGTCCAGACCAAAGGCAAAGTCGGCGCTGAGCAGGACACACAGGA GGTCTGGGACGCCCGCGCGGTTGAGTCTCCAAAGGATGACCAGCTCATCTGGCTGCTCATGGCACCCAAGCTCATGGCCCCCAGCGAGGAGCAGAAAG GTGCCAAAGCCCTGGCAGAGACCGATGACGCCCTGGGCTGCGTCCTGGGCCCGAGGGAGGGTCCTGAGCCCGACCAGGACAGCCTGTTCCATGCTGGGCCTgaggaggccctggaggaggtgagGCCCTGGGCCCGGGTGCTGCCCTCTCTCCAGGTGCTTCACGGGCCTGAGGAGGACCGAGACCACATCTACCACCCCAGGGAGCCCTGA
- the PRAP1 gene encoding proline-rich acidic protein 1 isoform X2: MRRLLLLASLMAVLLLEAGSARTLQVHVQTKGKVGAEQDTQEVWDARAVESPKDDQLIWLLMAPKLMAPSEEQKGGGRHCPLGWGPWGRLGWKDGASGGRWRPQPLCLSPGAKALAETDDALGCVLGPREGPEPDQDSLFHAGPEEALEEVRPWARVLPSLQVLHGPEEDRDHIYHPREP; encoded by the exons ATGAGAAG gctcctgctgctcgCCAGCCTGATGGCTGTGTTGCTGCTGGAGGCAGGCTCAGCCCGGACCCTCCAG GTCCACGTCCAGACCAAAGGCAAAGTCGGCGCTGAGCAGGACACACAGGA GGTCTGGGACGCCCGCGCGGTTGAGTCTCCAAAGGATGACCAGCTCATCTGGCTGCTCATGGCACCCAAGCTCATGGCCCCCAGCGAGGAGCAGAAAGGTGGGGGCAGGCACTGCCCGCTGGGCTGGGGGCCATGGGGTCGGCTTGGATGGAAGGATGGCGCCTCGGGAGGGAGATGGAGGCCACAGCCGCTCTGTCTGTCCCCAGGTGCCAAAGCCCTGGCAGAGACCGATGACGCCCTGGGCTGCGTCCTGGGCCCGAGGGAGGGTCCTGAGCCCGACCAGGACAGCCTGTTCCATGCTGGGCCTgaggaggccctggaggaggtgagGCCCTGGGCCCGGGTGCTGCCCTCTCTCCAGGTGCTTCACGGGCCTGAGGAGGACCGAGACCACATCTACCACCCCAGGGAGCCCTGA
- the PRAP1 gene encoding proline-rich acidic protein 1 isoform X1 — protein MAVLLLEAGSARTLQVHVQTKGKVGAEQDTQEVWDARAVESPKDDQLIWLLMAPKLMAPSEEQKGGGRHCPLGWGPWGRLGWKDGASGGRWRPQPLCLSPGAKALAETDDALGCVLGPREGPEPDQDSLFHAGPEEALEEVRPWARVLPSLQVLHGPEEDRDHIYHPREP, from the exons ATGGCTGTGTTGCTGCTGGAGGCAGGCTCAGCCCGGACCCTCCAG GTCCACGTCCAGACCAAAGGCAAAGTCGGCGCTGAGCAGGACACACAGGA GGTCTGGGACGCCCGCGCGGTTGAGTCTCCAAAGGATGACCAGCTCATCTGGCTGCTCATGGCACCCAAGCTCATGGCCCCCAGCGAGGAGCAGAAAGGTGGGGGCAGGCACTGCCCGCTGGGCTGGGGGCCATGGGGTCGGCTTGGATGGAAGGATGGCGCCTCGGGAGGGAGATGGAGGCCACAGCCGCTCTGTCTGTCCCCAGGTGCCAAAGCCCTGGCAGAGACCGATGACGCCCTGGGCTGCGTCCTGGGCCCGAGGGAGGGTCCTGAGCCCGACCAGGACAGCCTGTTCCATGCTGGGCCTgaggaggccctggaggaggtgagGCCCTGGGCCCGGGTGCTGCCCTCTCTCCAGGTGCTTCACGGGCCTGAGGAGGACCGAGACCACATCTACCACCCCAGGGAGCCCTGA
- the CALY gene encoding neuron-specific vesicular protein calcyon, producing the protein MVKLNCSFSGKTGSGDGGTMDSVPLISPLDVSQLQPSFADQVVIKTQTEYQLSSGDPSTKFSDLEGQKLSGGPEDMHSRMPTGRMIAFTMALMGCLLIMYKAIWYDQFSCPDGFLLRHKICTPLTLEMYYTELDPEHHRSLLAAIGAYPVGRKHGTETPWLSASYHAFKEGPRKASRAQARAAAAAAVTEPSRKPPGKPPGDASLQGEKEAAQKVAGSTPPPAPQ; encoded by the exons ATGGTGAAGCTGAACTGCAGCTTCTCTGGGAAGACAGGCTCTGGGGACGGGGGTACCATGGACAGTGTCCCTCTGATCAGTCCCCTGGACGTCAGCCAGCTCCAGCCGTCGTTCGCTGACCAG GTGGTCATTAAGACGCAGACGGAATACCAGCTGTCCTCCGGGGACCCATCGACAAAGTTCTCCGACCTGGAGGGCCAGAAGCTGAGCGGGGGCCCAGAGGACATGCACAGCAGG ATGCCCACGGGCCGGATGATCGCCTTCACCATGGCGCTCATGGGCTGCCTCCTGATCATGTACAAGGCCATCTGGTACGACCAGTTCAGCTGCCCGGATGGCTTCCTGCTTCGG CACAAGATCTGCACCCCGCTGACCCTGGAGATGTACTACACCGAGCTGGACCCCGAGCACCACCGCAGCCTCCTGGCGGCCATCGGCGCCTACCCGGTGGGCCGCAAGCACGGCACGGAGACCCCCTGGCTGTCCGCGAGCTACCACGCCTTCAAGGAGGGGCCCAGGAAGGCGTCCAGGGCGCAAGCCcgcgcggcggccgcggcggcggtCACCGAGCCCTCCAGGAAGCCCCCCGGGAAGCCCCCCGGGGACGCCTCGctgcagggagagaaggaggcGGCGCAGAAGGTGGCGGGGAGCACgccgcccccagccccccagtGA
- the LOC108633263 gene encoding uncharacterized protein LOC108633263 encodes MGSCAGEEGGAPGIPPLRPGDQFHLFVSYSSVDAVWTHGLTGRLEAELPGLRVCLHERDFTPGRNVLENMAGCIQQSQKVLLVLSEDFVQSRWCLLEADLSLVGSCLERKPVLPVLLRPCRVPLHLSHLTYLEATDGRFFQKLVQLLCTPNQRLARPPALRSAPALYSGKALLTLDCINRDSLSSWEVGSFSTLAVPDALKEVLEDPELYKRAVGILNSVRSPRCFLRYLGCRVILAIALMLLAVVSLFLPLVLGLRELHPAQRLLVISANVFFCPFFVILSVNTLCWLRRSSRRTLRELACRVGEANLLLAPHSVLVGCETKNKLYFVYVVLGDCKRAFLGAPEGEAAFQEAILRFSSSYACCLAHAHFPHWEEAAGAPGHLEVGLCFCQFVSLQLRRLGAVGVNPV; translated from the coding sequence ATGGGTTCCTGCGCCGGGGAGGAAGGCGGGGCCCCGGGCATCCCCCCGCTGAGGCCCGGCGACCAGTTCCACCTGTTTGTGAGCTACAGCAGCGTGGACGCCGTGTGGACCCACGGGCTCACCGGCCGCCTGGAGGCCGAGCTCCCGGGGCTGAGGGTGTGCCTGCACGAGCGGGACTTCACGCCCGGCAGGAACGTGCTGGAGAACATGGCGGGCTGCATCCAGCAGAGCCAGAAGGTGCTGCTGGTGCTGAGCGAGGACTTTGTGCAAAGCCGCTGGTGCCTCCTGGAGGCCGACCTGTCGCTCGTGGGCTCCTGCCTGGAGAGGAAGCCGGTCCTGCCCGTCCTGCTGCGGCCCTGCCGGGTCCCGCTGCATCTCAGCCACCTGACCTACCTGGAGGCCACGGACGGCCGCTTCTTCCAGAAGCTGGTGCAGCTCCTGTGCACCCCCAACCAGCGCCTGGCGCGCCCCCCGGCCCTGCGCTCGGCCCCCGCCCTCTACAGTGGGAAGGCCCTGCTGACCCTGGACTGCATCAACAGGGACAGCCTGTCCTCGTGGGAGGTGGGCAGCTTCAGCACGCTGGCCGTGCCGGACGCCCTGAAGGAGGTGCTGGAGGACCCCGAGCTGTACAAGCGAGCCGTGGGCATCCTGAACAGCGTGCGCTCGCCACGCTGCTTCCTGCGTTACCTGGGCTGCAGGGTCATCCTCGCCATAGCCCTCATGCTCCTCGCTGTGGTTTCGCTCTTCTTACCCTTGGTCTTGGGGCTGCGTGAGCTCCATCCAGCTCAGCGGCTCCTCGTGATCAGCGCCAATGTATTTTTCTGCCCCTTTTTCGTGATCTTAAGCGTCAACACCCTGTGCTGGCTCCGAAGGTCTTCCAGGAGGACCCTGCGGGAGCTGGCGTGCCGCGTCGGGGAGGCCAACCTGCTGCTGGCACCGCACTCGGTGCTCGTGGGCTGCGAGACCAAGAACAAGCTGTACTTCGTGTACGTGGTGCTGGGCGACTGCAAGCGGGCCTTCCTGGGCGCCCCCGAGGGCGAGGCCGCGTTCCAGGAGGCCATCCTGCGGTTCTCGTCCAGCTATGCCTGCTGCCTGGCCCATGCGCACTTCCCCCACTGGGAGGAGGCCGCGGGGGCCCCGGGCCACCTGGAGGTGGGCCTCTGCTTCTGCCAGTTTGTGTCCCTGCAGCTGAGGAGACTCGGGGCGGTCGGGGTGAACCCCGTGTGA
- the LOC102184116 gene encoding uncharacterized protein LOC102184116: MGSCAGEEGGAPGISPLRPGDQFHLFVSYSSVDAVWTHGLTGRLEAELPGLRVCLHERDFTPGRNVLENMAGCIQQSQKVLLVLSEDFVQSRWCLLEADLSLVGSCLERKPVLPVLLRPCRVPLHLSHLTYLEATDGRFFQKLVQLLCTPNQRLARPPALRSAPALYSGKALLTLDCINRDSLSSWEVGSFSTLAVPDALKEVLEDPELYKQAVGILNSVRSPRCFLRYLGCRVILAIALMLLAVVFLFIPFTIGFVARQPPQWFLVISANIFLCLFFMILSVNTLCWLRRSSRRTLRELACRVGEANLLLAPHSVLVGCETKNKLYFVYVVLGDCKRAFLGAPEGEAAFQEAILRFSSSYACCLAHAHFPHWEEAAGAPGHLEVGLCFCQFVSLQLRRLGAVGVNPV, from the coding sequence ATGGGTTCCTGCGCCGGGGAGGAAGGCGGGGCCCCGGGCATCTCCCCGCTGAGGCCCGGCGACCAGTTCCACCTGTTTGTGAGCTACAGCAGCGTGGACGCCGTGTGGACCCATGGGCTCACCGGCCGCCTGGAGGCCGAGCTCCCGGGGCTGAGGGTGTGCCTGCACGAGCGGGACTTCACGCCCGGCAGGAACGTGCTGGAGAACATGGCGGGCTGCATCCAGCAGAGCCAGAAGGTGCTGCTGGTGCTGAGCGAGGACTTTGTGCAAAGCCGCTGGTGCCTCCTGGAGGCCGACCTGTCGCTCGTGGGCTCCTGCCTGGAGAGGAAGCCGGTCCTGCCTGTCCTGCTGCGGCCCTGCCGGGTCCCGCTGCATCTCAGCCACCTGACCTACCTGGAGGCCACGGACGGCCGCTTCTTCCAGAAGCTGGTGCAGCTCCTGTGCACCCCCAACCAGCGCCTGGCGCGCCCCCCGGCCCTGCGCTCGGCCCCCGCCCTCTACAGTGGGAAGGCCCTGCTGACCCTGGACTGCATCAACAGGGACAGCCTGTCCTCGTGGGAGGTGGGCAGCTTCAGCACGCTGGCCGTGCCGGACGCCCTGAAGGAGGTGCTGGAGGACCCCGAGCTGTACAAGCAAGCCGTGGGCATCCTGAACAGCGTGCGCTCGCCACGCTGCTTCCTGCGTTACCTGGGCTGCAGGGTCATCCTCGCCATAGCCCTCATGCTCCTCGCTGTGGTTTTCCTGTTCATACCCTTCACCATCGGGTTCGTGGCGCGCCAGCCACCTCAGTGGTTCCTCGTGATCAGCGCCAAtatatttctctgcctctttttcaTGATCTTAAGCGTCAACACCCTGTGCTGGCTCCGAAGGTCTTCCAGGAGGACCCTGCGGGAGCTGGCGTGCCGCGTCGGGGAGGCCAACCTGCTGCTGGCACCGCACTCGGTGCTCGTGGGCTGCGAGACCAAGAACAAGCTGTACTTCGTGTACGTGGTGCTGGGCGACTGCAAGCGGGCCTTCCTGGGCGCCCCCGAGGGCGAGGCCGCGTTCCAGGAGGCCATCCTGCGGTTCTCGTCCAGCTATGCCTGCTGCCTGGCCCATGCGCACTTCCCCCACTGGGAGGAGGCCGCGGGGGCCCCGGGCCACCTGGAGGTGGGCCTCTGCTTCTGCCAGTTTGTGTCCCTGCAGCTGAGGAGACTCGGGGCGGTCGGGGTGAACCCCGTGTGA